The following are encoded together in the Citrus sinensis cultivar Valencia sweet orange chromosome 1, DVS_A1.0, whole genome shotgun sequence genome:
- the LOC102611969 gene encoding carotenoid cleavage dioxygenase 8 homolog B, chloroplastic-like, with the protein MASLTFSSISRSLPQSAMMARVSDKSSSRKDIGFSLGKRDFGLTVTNVATPQRPVIAVPLPPEKEKYSVERNHVAWTSVRQERWEGELVVQGEIPLWLKGTYLRNGPGMWHIGDYNFRHLFDGYATLVKLHIENGRLIAGHRQIESEAYKAAKENKKLCYREFSEVPKPDNFLSYVGELASLFSGASLTDNANTGVVKLGDGRVVCLTETQKGSIIIDPDTLDTISRFEYSDTLGGLIHSAHPIVTESEFLTLLPDLVSPGYWVVRMEAGSNERKVIGRVNCRGGPAPGWVHSFPVTEHYVVVPEMSLRYCAQNLLRAEPTPLYKFEWHPDSKAFLHVMCKASGKIVASVEVPLYITFHFINAYEEKDEDGRLIAIIADCCEHNADTTILDKLRLNNLRSFNGQDVLPDARVGRFRIPFDGSEFGELEAALDPDEHGRGMDMCSINPAYLGKMYRYAYACGAKRPCNFPNTLTKLDLVGKKAKNWYEEGAVPSEPFFVARPGATEEDDGVVISIVSERNGEGFALLLDGSTFEEIARAKFPYGLPYGLHGCWVPKN; encoded by the exons ATGGCTTCCTTAACATTTTCTTCTATTTCCCGAAGCCTGCCGCAGTCGGCCATGATGGCGAGGGTTTCGGATAAATCTAGCTCTAGAAAAGACATAGGGTTTTCCTTGGGGAAGAGAGACTTTGGTTTGACCGTCACTAATGTCGCGACCCCACAAAGGCCGGTGATTGCTGTTCCACTGCCGCcggagaaagagaaatattcaGTTGAAAGAAATCACGTTGCATGGACAAGTGTTCGACAAGAACGATGGGAAGGGGAGCTCGTTGTTCAAGGAGAAATACCATTGTGGCTG AAGGGCACATACCTAAGAAACGGTCCAGGTATGTGGCACATAGGGGACTACAACTTCCGGCACCTCTTCGACGGCTATGCAACGCTAGTCAAGCTTCACATTGAGAACGGCCGGTTAATCGCCGGCCACCGTCAAATTGAATCGGAAGCCTACAAAGCAGCGAAGGAAAATAAGAAACTATGTTATCGTGAATTCTCGGAGGTTCCAAAACCCGATAACTTTTTATCATATGTTGGAGAACTAGCTAGCCTCTTTTCCGGTGCATCGTTAACCGATAACGCGAACACCGGCGTGGTCAAACTCGGAGATGGACGAGTTGTTTGCTTGACGGAGACACAAAAAGgatcaataattattgatcCGGACACATTGGACACAATAAGCAGATTTGAGTACAGCGACACATTAGGGGGTCTAATTCATTCGGCTCACCCTATAGTGACCGAGAGTGAATTTTTAACATTGTTGCCTGATTTGGTGAGCCCAGGTTACTGGGTAGTGAGGATGGAGGCGGGTAGTAATGAAAGAAAGGTGATTGGGCGGGTCAATTGCCGAGGCGGGCCAGCACCGGGTTGGGTCCACTCATTTCCGGTGACTGAGCATTACGTAGTTGTGCCTGAAATGTCATTGAGATATTGTGCACAGAATTTGCTGAGGGCTGAGCCAACACCATTGTACAAGTTTGAGTGGCACCCCGACTCTAAAGCGTTCTTGCACGTTATGTGCAAAGCTAGTGGCAAAATT GTGGCGAGCGTGGAAGTGCCGTTGTACATAACATTCCATTTCATAAATGCGTACGAAGAAAAAGACGAAGATGGGAGGTTGATCGCCATCATTGCTGATTGTTGCGAGCACAATGCCGACACTACTATTCTAGATAAGCTGAGGCTCAACAACCTCAGATCCTTCAACGGCCAAGATGTTTTGCCAGATGCTAG AGTTGGGAGGTTCAGAATACCATTTGATGGGAGTGAATTCGGGGAATTGGAGGCAGCATTGGACCCTGATGAGCACGGTAGAGGCATGGACATGTGCAGCATTAACCCTGCGTATTTGGGGAAGATGTATAGATATGCCTATGCTTGTGGAGCCAAACGCCCTTGTAACTTCCCCAACACCCTCACTAAG CTTGATTTAGTGGGGAAAAAGGCCAAGAATTGGTACGAAGAGGGTGCTGTGCCCTCGGAACCTTTCTTTGTGGCTCGTCCTGGGGCAACTGAAGAAGATGATG GCGTGGTGATCTCGATAGTCAGTGAAAGAAATGGAGAGGGATTTGCACTGTTGCTAGATGGATCAACATTTGAAGAAATTGCAAGAGCAAAATTCCCATACGGTCTACCATATGGATTACATGGGTGCTGGGttcccaaaaattaa
- the LOC102608524 gene encoding probable transcriptional regulatory protein At2g25830 isoform X5, translating into MGKEVISAVKKGGPNPTSNTVLAAVLEKAKELDVPKDIVERNIKRASEKGQEAFIEKVYEVDSDTIDNFYPDVAAMVYGYGGVSIVVEVLTDKITRSVAAVREVVKDCGGKMADPGSVMFKFRRARVVNIKFTDADKDQLLDIALDAGAEDVIEPPVNEDDTDEDRAERYYKVVSTSDNYTDITTKLREAGIPFETDNGSELLPITTIEVDDEAMELNKELIAKLLELDDVDAVYTDQI; encoded by the exons ATGGGGAAGGAAGTCATATCTGC TGTCAAGAAAGGTGGTCCAAATCCAACGTCAAATACTGTTCTAGCTGCTGTTCTTGAAAAAGCCAAGGAGCTTGATGTACCTAAAGATATTGTGGAGCGCAACATTAAGAGAGCTTCCGAGAAGGGACAAGAAGCTTTCATTGAGAAAGTATACGAGGTTGATTCTGATACCATTGACAATTTTTATCCAGACGTTGCTGCTATG GTTTATGGTTATGGTGGAGTTAGCATAGTAGTTGAGGTCCTTACAGATAAAATTACTCGATCTGTGGCAGCTGTAAGAGAGGTAGTGAAGGACTGTGGAGGGAAGATGGCAGATCCAGGATCTGTTATGTTCAAGTTTAGACGTGCTCGagttgtaaatataaaattcacaGATGCTGATAAAGATCAGCTCCTTGACATTGCCTTGGATGCTGGTGCTGAGGATGTTATTGAACCTCCAGTAAATGAGGACGACACCGATGAAGATAGGGCAGAAAG GTATTATAAGGTTGTAAGTACATCAGACAATTACACAGATATAACAACAAAGCTGCGTGAGGCAGGAATACCTTTCGAAACTGATAATGGTTCAGAGTTGCTTCCAATAACAACAATTGAG GTAGATGATGAGGCTATGGAATTGAACAAGGAACTTATCGCAAAGTTACTTGAACTTGACGATGTTGATGCCGTTTATACTGACCAGATATGA
- the LOC102608524 gene encoding probable transcriptional regulatory protein At2g25830 isoform X2, translating into MGSHSSTRAVGAILHRISNGVSSKWSPNSFALSKHGLLSRNLFSSASSISSWIPLYEVKHCNFQVRTIRTFAPVCMGRRSSKIAGRKGAQDAKKAKLYSRMGKEVISAVKKGGPNPTSNTVLAAVLEKAKELDVPKDIVERNIKRASEKGQEAFIEKVYEVYGYGGVSIVVEVLTDKITRSVAAVREVVKDCGGKMADPGSVMFKFRRARVVNIKFTDADKDQLLDIALDAGAEDVIEPPVNEDDTDEDRAERYYKVVSTSDNYTDITTKLREAGIPFETDNGSELLPITTIEVDDEAMELNKELIAKLLELDDVDAVYTDQI; encoded by the exons ATGGGGTCACATTCGTCGACGAGGGCAGTAGGTGCAATTCTTCACAGAATCTCAAACGGAGTCTCCTCAAAGTGGTCACCCAATTCATTTGCACTCTCAAAACACGGCCTGCTTAGTAGGAACCTTTTTTCGTCAGCATCATCAATATCGTCATGGATTCCCCTATACGAAGTTAAGCACTGTAATTTTCAAGTGAGGACTATACGGACATTCGCTCCTGTTTGTATGGGCAGGCGTTCTAGCAAAATTGCTGGCCGAAAG GGGGCTCAAGATGCAAAGAAAGCAAAGCTGTATTCGAGGATGGGGAAGGAAGTCATATCTGC TGTCAAGAAAGGTGGTCCAAATCCAACGTCAAATACTGTTCTAGCTGCTGTTCTTGAAAAAGCCAAGGAGCTTGATGTACCTAAAGATATTGTGGAGCGCAACATTAAGAGAGCTTCCGAGAAGGGACAAGAAGCTTTCATTGAGAAAGTATACGAG GTTTATGGTTATGGTGGAGTTAGCATAGTAGTTGAGGTCCTTACAGATAAAATTACTCGATCTGTGGCAGCTGTAAGAGAGGTAGTGAAGGACTGTGGAGGGAAGATGGCAGATCCAGGATCTGTTATGTTCAAGTTTAGACGTGCTCGagttgtaaatataaaattcacaGATGCTGATAAAGATCAGCTCCTTGACATTGCCTTGGATGCTGGTGCTGAGGATGTTATTGAACCTCCAGTAAATGAGGACGACACCGATGAAGATAGGGCAGAAAG GTATTATAAGGTTGTAAGTACATCAGACAATTACACAGATATAACAACAAAGCTGCGTGAGGCAGGAATACCTTTCGAAACTGATAATGGTTCAGAGTTGCTTCCAATAACAACAATTGAG GTAGATGATGAGGCTATGGAATTGAACAAGGAACTTATCGCAAAGTTACTTGAACTTGACGATGTTGATGCCGTTTATACTGACCAGATATGA
- the LOC102608524 gene encoding probable transcriptional regulatory protein At2g25830 isoform X1 codes for MGSHSSTRAVGAILHRISNGVSSKWSPNSFALSKHGLLSRNLFSSASSISSWIPLYEVKHCNFQVRTIRTFAPVCMGRRSSKIAGRKGAQDAKKAKLYSRMGKEVISAVKKGGPNPTSNTVLAAVLEKAKELDVPKDIVERNIKRASEKGQEAFIEKVYEVDSDTIDNFYPDVAAMVYGYGGVSIVVEVLTDKITRSVAAVREVVKDCGGKMADPGSVMFKFRRARVVNIKFTDADKDQLLDIALDAGAEDVIEPPVNEDDTDEDRAERYYKVVSTSDNYTDITTKLREAGIPFETDNGSELLPITTIEVDDEAMELNKELIAKLLELDDVDAVYTDQI; via the exons ATGGGGTCACATTCGTCGACGAGGGCAGTAGGTGCAATTCTTCACAGAATCTCAAACGGAGTCTCCTCAAAGTGGTCACCCAATTCATTTGCACTCTCAAAACACGGCCTGCTTAGTAGGAACCTTTTTTCGTCAGCATCATCAATATCGTCATGGATTCCCCTATACGAAGTTAAGCACTGTAATTTTCAAGTGAGGACTATACGGACATTCGCTCCTGTTTGTATGGGCAGGCGTTCTAGCAAAATTGCTGGCCGAAAG GGGGCTCAAGATGCAAAGAAAGCAAAGCTGTATTCGAGGATGGGGAAGGAAGTCATATCTGC TGTCAAGAAAGGTGGTCCAAATCCAACGTCAAATACTGTTCTAGCTGCTGTTCTTGAAAAAGCCAAGGAGCTTGATGTACCTAAAGATATTGTGGAGCGCAACATTAAGAGAGCTTCCGAGAAGGGACAAGAAGCTTTCATTGAGAAAGTATACGAGGTTGATTCTGATACCATTGACAATTTTTATCCAGACGTTGCTGCTATG GTTTATGGTTATGGTGGAGTTAGCATAGTAGTTGAGGTCCTTACAGATAAAATTACTCGATCTGTGGCAGCTGTAAGAGAGGTAGTGAAGGACTGTGGAGGGAAGATGGCAGATCCAGGATCTGTTATGTTCAAGTTTAGACGTGCTCGagttgtaaatataaaattcacaGATGCTGATAAAGATCAGCTCCTTGACATTGCCTTGGATGCTGGTGCTGAGGATGTTATTGAACCTCCAGTAAATGAGGACGACACCGATGAAGATAGGGCAGAAAG GTATTATAAGGTTGTAAGTACATCAGACAATTACACAGATATAACAACAAAGCTGCGTGAGGCAGGAATACCTTTCGAAACTGATAATGGTTCAGAGTTGCTTCCAATAACAACAATTGAG GTAGATGATGAGGCTATGGAATTGAACAAGGAACTTATCGCAAAGTTACTTGAACTTGACGATGTTGATGCCGTTTATACTGACCAGATATGA
- the LOC102608524 gene encoding probable transcriptional regulatory protein At2g25830 isoform X4 yields the protein MGSHSSTRAVGAILHRISNGVSSKWSPNSFALSKHGLLSRNLFSSASSISSWIPLYEVKHCNFQVRTIRTFAPVCMGRRSSKIAGRKGAQDAKKAKLYSRMGKEVISAVKKGGPNPTSNTVLAAVLEKAKELDVPKDIVERNIKRASEKGQEAFIEKVYEVDSDTIDNFYPDVAAMVYGYGGVSIVVEVLTDKITRSVAAVREVVKDCGGKMADPGSVMFKFRRARVVNIKFTDADKDQLLDIALDAGAEDVIEPPVNEDDTDEDRAERYYKVVSTSDNYTDITTKLREAGIPFETDNGSELLPITTIE from the exons ATGGGGTCACATTCGTCGACGAGGGCAGTAGGTGCAATTCTTCACAGAATCTCAAACGGAGTCTCCTCAAAGTGGTCACCCAATTCATTTGCACTCTCAAAACACGGCCTGCTTAGTAGGAACCTTTTTTCGTCAGCATCATCAATATCGTCATGGATTCCCCTATACGAAGTTAAGCACTGTAATTTTCAAGTGAGGACTATACGGACATTCGCTCCTGTTTGTATGGGCAGGCGTTCTAGCAAAATTGCTGGCCGAAAG GGGGCTCAAGATGCAAAGAAAGCAAAGCTGTATTCGAGGATGGGGAAGGAAGTCATATCTGC TGTCAAGAAAGGTGGTCCAAATCCAACGTCAAATACTGTTCTAGCTGCTGTTCTTGAAAAAGCCAAGGAGCTTGATGTACCTAAAGATATTGTGGAGCGCAACATTAAGAGAGCTTCCGAGAAGGGACAAGAAGCTTTCATTGAGAAAGTATACGAGGTTGATTCTGATACCATTGACAATTTTTATCCAGACGTTGCTGCTATG GTTTATGGTTATGGTGGAGTTAGCATAGTAGTTGAGGTCCTTACAGATAAAATTACTCGATCTGTGGCAGCTGTAAGAGAGGTAGTGAAGGACTGTGGAGGGAAGATGGCAGATCCAGGATCTGTTATGTTCAAGTTTAGACGTGCTCGagttgtaaatataaaattcacaGATGCTGATAAAGATCAGCTCCTTGACATTGCCTTGGATGCTGGTGCTGAGGATGTTATTGAACCTCCAGTAAATGAGGACGACACCGATGAAGATAGGGCAGAAAG GTATTATAAGGTTGTAAGTACATCAGACAATTACACAGATATAACAACAAAGCTGCGTGAGGCAGGAATACCTTTCGAAACTGATAATGGTTCAGAGTTGCTTCCAATAACAACAATTGAG tgA
- the LOC102608524 gene encoding probable transcriptional regulatory protein At2g25830 isoform X3, with product MGSHSSTRAVGAILHRISNGVSSKWSPNSFALSKHGLLSRNLFSSASSISSWIPLYEVKHCNFQVRTIRTFAPVCMGRRSSKIAGRKGAQDAKKAKLYSRMGKEVISAVKKGGPNPTSNTVLAAVLEKAKELDVPKDIVERNIKRASEKGQEAFIEKVYEVDSDTIDNFYPDVAAMVYGYGGVSIVVEVLTDKITRSVAAVREVVKDCGGKMADPGSVMFKFRRARVVNIKFTDADKDQLLDIALDAGAEDVIEPPVNEDDTDEDRAERYYKVVSTSDNYTDITTKLREAGIPFETDNGSELLPITTIEDIHQNALTTCFL from the exons ATGGGGTCACATTCGTCGACGAGGGCAGTAGGTGCAATTCTTCACAGAATCTCAAACGGAGTCTCCTCAAAGTGGTCACCCAATTCATTTGCACTCTCAAAACACGGCCTGCTTAGTAGGAACCTTTTTTCGTCAGCATCATCAATATCGTCATGGATTCCCCTATACGAAGTTAAGCACTGTAATTTTCAAGTGAGGACTATACGGACATTCGCTCCTGTTTGTATGGGCAGGCGTTCTAGCAAAATTGCTGGCCGAAAG GGGGCTCAAGATGCAAAGAAAGCAAAGCTGTATTCGAGGATGGGGAAGGAAGTCATATCTGC TGTCAAGAAAGGTGGTCCAAATCCAACGTCAAATACTGTTCTAGCTGCTGTTCTTGAAAAAGCCAAGGAGCTTGATGTACCTAAAGATATTGTGGAGCGCAACATTAAGAGAGCTTCCGAGAAGGGACAAGAAGCTTTCATTGAGAAAGTATACGAGGTTGATTCTGATACCATTGACAATTTTTATCCAGACGTTGCTGCTATG GTTTATGGTTATGGTGGAGTTAGCATAGTAGTTGAGGTCCTTACAGATAAAATTACTCGATCTGTGGCAGCTGTAAGAGAGGTAGTGAAGGACTGTGGAGGGAAGATGGCAGATCCAGGATCTGTTATGTTCAAGTTTAGACGTGCTCGagttgtaaatataaaattcacaGATGCTGATAAAGATCAGCTCCTTGACATTGCCTTGGATGCTGGTGCTGAGGATGTTATTGAACCTCCAGTAAATGAGGACGACACCGATGAAGATAGGGCAGAAAG GTATTATAAGGTTGTAAGTACATCAGACAATTACACAGATATAACAACAAAGCTGCGTGAGGCAGGAATACCTTTCGAAACTGATAATGGTTCAGAGTTGCTTCCAATAACAACAATTGAG GACATTCACCAAAATGCTTTGACAACATGCTTTCTATAA
- the LOC112497882 gene encoding F-box/LRR-repeat protein 4-like, whose protein sequence is MSTLGDDELSLILNRINDSNDRNSFSLVCKRWLRVEGQTRLSIRVIEPDSLHNFLPRFPNLRSFESTRFLSNAHLQFVAKTCPKIQIFNVNLKETRQVFDEFSNLSDSDDVGDEGFCAIANGCPNLRKVSLRRRKSAGNVGVISIVNKSAQSLTNLDLGRCSLISDQALAAIGTLRTIRVLNLDSCSLITDQGLAFLANGHCSKSLKKLVLTECDRVTDFGVSLLKQMSCLEDLNLAECGPKVTDVGGTSIASMKTLERLNFSWLINVTDVTLIAIAKNCTRLAAIDLTGCELITGAGIRAFCHHECLESLVLTSCYNICSDDLETLLTCQSLKCIVLDKGLKIWMPLDLQENISRFCQLNWR, encoded by the coding sequence ATGTCAACGCTAGGCGATGATGAATTAAGCTTAATCCTTAACCGGATCAACGATTCGAACGACAGAAATTCGTTCTCTCTTGTTTGCAAGCGATGGCTACGAGTTGAGGGTCAAACCCGTTTGTCTATTCGGGTCATTGAACCTGATTCTCTGCATAATTTTCTACCCAGATTCCCAAATTTACGCTCATTTGAATCAACGAGGTTTCTCAGCAACGCCCATCTCCAATTTGTGGCGAAAACATGTCCTAAAATTCagatttttaatgttaatctCAAAGAAACACGTCAAGTTTTTGATGAGTTTAGTAATTTGTCTGATTCTGATGATGTTGGTGATGAAGGTTTTTGTGCTATAGCAAATGGGTGTCCAAATTTACGTAAAGTCTCATTGAGAAGGAGAAAGAGTGCTGGCAACGTTGGGGTTATTTCGATTGTTAATAAATCAGCTCaaagtttgacaaatttgGACTTAGGGAGGTGTAGTTTGATTAGTGATCAAGCTTTGGCAGCCATTGGGACGCTGAGGACAATTCGGGTTCTGAATTTGGATAGCTGTTCATTGATTACAGATCAAGGTTTGGCGTTTTTGGCAAATGGGCATTGCTCTAaatctttgaagaagttgGTTTTGACAGAATGTGATAGAGTTACTGATTTTGGGGTGTCTCTTTTGAAGCAAATGAGTTGTTTAGAGGACCTGAATTTAGCTGAATGTGGGCCAAAAGTGACTGATGTTGGTGGGACTTCTATAGCTTCGATGAAGACACTTGAAAGGttgaatttttcttggttGATTAATGTAACGGATGTTACACTCATTGCAATTGCTAAGAACTGTACAAGATTGGCGGCAATCGATTTAACTGGGTGTGAGTTGATTACAGGGGCAGGGATTCGAGCTTTTTGCCACCATGAGTGCTTAGAAAGTCTAGTGTTAACTTCCtgttataatatttgttcGGATGATTTGGAAACTCTGCTTACTTGCCAGTCATTAAAGTGCATTGTGCTTGATaaaggtttgaaaatttgGATGCCACTGGACTTGCAGGAAAACATAAGCAGGTTCTGCCAGCTAAACTGGAGATGA
- the LOC102607730 gene encoding protein unc-13 homolog, with protein sequence MAHLFRDLSLGHSKRESTPPPPSPPQLTMPPRAAVDLPSPFGQLTQLSDSDLRLTAYEIFVAACRTSTGKPLSFIPNSNSSSDSPTHHNLSSPSHNSPTLQRSLTSAAASKMKKALGLKSPGSGSKKSPGSGPGSGQGKSKKALTVGELMRTQMGVSETVDSRVRRALLRISAAQVGRKIESTVLPLELLQQLKYSDFTDQQEYDAWQKRTLKLLEAGLLLHPRVPLDKSNIAAQRLRQIISAALDRPIETGRNNESMQVLRSTVISLASRSDGSLNEPCHWADGFPFNLRLYEMLLEACFDSSYETSIIEEVDELMEQIKKTWVILGMNQMLHNMCFTWVLFHRFVATGQADTDLLYAADNQLAEVAKDAKATKDPEYAKILSSTLTSIMSWAEKRLLAYHDTFDDGNLETMDGIVSLGVSSAKILTEDISNEYRRRRKGEVDVPRSRVETYIRSSLRTAFAQRMEKADSSRRASKNQPNPLPVLAILAKDVGELAIKERRVFSPILKRWHPLAAGVAVATLHACYGNEIKQFISSIVELTPDAVQVLRAADKLEKDLVQIAVEDSVDSDDGGKAIIREMPPYEAEGAIANLVKMWLKTRIDRLKEWVDRNLQQEDWNPQQNQEGFASSAVEVLRIIDETLDAFFQLPIPMHPALLPDLMAGLDRCLQYYVTKAKSGCGSRNTYVPTMPALTRCTTGSKFQGVWKKKEKSPNSQKKNSQVATMNGEISFRVPQLCIRINSFHRIKSELDVLEKRVITHLRNCESAHAEDFSNGLGKKFELTPAACVEGVQQLSEAVAYKIVFHDLSHVLWDGLYVGEPSSSRIEPLLQELERNLLIISDTVHERVRTRIITDIMKASFDGFLLVLLAGGPSRAFTRQDSQIIEDDFKSLKDLFWANGDGLPIELIDKFSATARGVLPLFRTDTESLIERFRRVTLETYGSSARSRLPLPPTSGQWNPTEPNTLLRVLCYRNDEAATRFLKKTYNLPKKL encoded by the exons ATGGCTCACCTCTTCAGAGACCTTTCGCTTGGCCACTCTAAGCGAGAGTCCACGCCGCCGCCACCGTCTCCGCCGCAGCTGACAATGCCTCCGAGAGCCGCCGTCGATCTCCCCTCGCCTTTCGGTCAACTCACTCAGCTCTCCGATTCCGACCTCCGACTCACTGCCTACGAGATCTTCGTTGCGGCCTGCCGCACCTCCACTGGTAAGCCTCTCTCCTTCATCCCCAACAGCAACTCCTCCTCCGACTCTCCAACTCACCACAACCTCAGCTCCCCGAGTCACAACTCGCCGACGCTCCAGCGCTCGCTGACCTCCGCTGCCGCTAGTAAAATGAAGAAGGCGCTCGGCTTGAAGTCTCCGGGTTCGGGCTCCAAGAAGAGCCCCGGGTCGGGTCCCGGCTCGGGCCAGGGGAAGTCCAAGAAGGCACTGACTGTTGGTGAGTTAATGAGGACTCAAATGGGAGTTTCTGAGACCGTTGATTCAAGAGTGCGGCGAGCTCTCTTGAGGATATCTGCTGCCCAG GTTGGAAGGAAAATTGAGTCAACAGTGCTTCCCCTAGAGCTGTTACAGCAGCTCAAGTATTCAGATTTTACTGATCAACAAGAATACGATGCATGGCAGAAGAGAACACTGAAACTTCTTGAAGCTGGACTCCTTTTGCATCCTCGTGTGCCACTTGATAAGTCAAATATTGCTGCACAACGGTTGAGACAAATCATTAGCGCCGCCTTGGACCGGCCCATTGAAACTGGGAGAAACAATGAGTCGATGCAAGTTCTTCGTAGCACTGTCATATCACTTGCTTCAAGATCTGATGGGTCTCTGAATGAGCCGTGCCATTGGGCTGATGGGTTCCCGTTTAATCTCAGACTTTATGAAATGCTTTTAGAAGCCTGTTTTGATTCTAGTTATGAGACATCTATCATTGAGGAAGTTGATGAGCTTATGgaacaaataaagaagactTGGGTAATTCTTGGAATGAATCAGATGCTCCACAATATGTGCTTTACATGGGTTTTATTTCACCGTTTTGTTGCAACTGGTCAAGCTGATACAGACCTACTTTATGCAGCTGATAATCAGCTAGCGGAAGTTGCAAAAGATGCAAAGGCAACAAAGGATCCAGAGTATGCCAAGATTTTGAGCTCTACACTGACTTCAATTATGAGTTGGGCAGAGAAGAGGCTTCTTGCATACCATGACACATTTGATGATGGAAACCTTGAAACCATGGACGGCATTGTTTCTCTGGGAGTATCATCAGCAAAAATTTTAACGGAGGATATATCTAATGAGTATCGCAGAAGGAGGAAAGGTGAAGTCGATGTGCCCCGAAGCAGGGTTGAAACCTACATCAGATCATCACTAAGAACAGCTTTTGCTCAG AGAATGGAGAAAGCAGACTCAAGCAGAAGAGCATCTAAAAACCAGCCCAATCCTCTTCCTGTACTTGCTATCCTCGCAAAGGATGTTGGTGAGCTGGCCATTAAAGAGAGGCGGGTATTCAGTCCAATACTAAAGAGATGGCATCCTTTGGCAGCAGGAGTTGCTGTGGCCACCCTTCATGCTTGCTATGGGAATGAGATAAAGCAATTTATATCGAGCATAGTGGAGTTAACACCAGATGCAGTTCAAGTATTGAGAGCTGCAGATAAATTGGAGAAAGATCTTGTGCAGATTGCAGTGGAGGATTCAGTGGACAGTGATGATGGTGGGAAGGCAATAATCCGTGAGATGCCTCCCTATGAGGCCGAAGGTGCTATTGCAAATCTGGTGAAAATGTGGCTCAAGACAAGAATAGACAGATTGAAGGAATGGGTTGACAGGAACTTGCAACAAGAG GATTGGAACCCACAACAAAACCAAGAAGGATTTGCTTCATCTGCTGTTGAAGTTCTGCGAATTATTGATGAAACTTTAGATGCATTTTTTCAGCTGCCAATTCCGATGCACCCAGCATTGCTACCTGACTTGATGGCTGGCCTTGACAGATGTCTTCAGTACTATGTTACTAAGGCAAAATCTGGCTGTG gATCTCGGAACACATATGTTCCTACTATGCCAGCACTGACCAGATGTACTACAGGATCAAAGTTTCAAGGAGTgtggaagaagaaagaaaagtcTCCCAATTCTCAAAAGAAGAATTCTCAGGTTGCCACAATGAACGGGGAAATTTCCTTTAGGGTACCTCAGCTTTGTATTCGTATAAACAGTTTTCACCGAATCAAAAGTGAATTGGATGTTTTGGAGAAGAGGGTAATTACTCATTTGAGGAATTGCGAATCTGCTCATGCAGAAGACTTTTCAAATGGTCTGGGGAAGAAGTTTGAACTCACGCCAGCTGCTTGTGTGGAAGGAGTTCAACAACTCTCTGAGGCAGTGGCTTACAAAATTGTTTTCCATGATCTGAGTCATGTTTTATGGGATGGCTTGTATGTTGGGGAGCCGTCTTCCTCTAGGATTGAGCCTTTACTTCAGGAGCTTGAGCGCAATTTGCTGATCATCTCAGACACCGTGCATGAAAGAGTTCGTACACGGATCATTACGGATATAATGAAAGCTTCATTCGATGGGTTTTTACTGGTTTTGCTCGCTGGAGGCCCCTCTCGTGCTTTCACCCGGCAGGACTCCCAAATAATAGAGGATGATTTTAAATCCCTTAAAGATTTATTCTGGGCAAATGGTGATGGCTTGCCAATAGAGTTGATCGATAAGTTTTCAGCTACAGCAAGAGGTGTCCTTCCCCTCTTTCGGACTGATACAGAGAGCCTCATTGAGCGGTTCAGACGTGTTACCTTGGAGACGTATGGCTCTTCTGCCAGGTCCAGACTTCCATTACCTCCAACATCTGGGCAGTGGAATCCTACCGAACCTAACACACTTCTACGTGTTTTGTGTTACCGGAATGATGAAGCGGCTACAAGATTTCTTAAGAAAACTTACAATCTACCGAAGAAGCTGTAG